Below is a window of Aerococcus viridans DNA.
CTTTTCTAAGTAGAATTAACCAACATTTCACGCGACGCCATCAAATATATGATTTATCCTGGAAATCGTTTTCATAAATCATTTCTTATGCTAGAATGAAGTTAACATCAAATACCAAAATACGAGAGGAGTGAATATTATGGCAGCTATCCATTATTACTTTGTCCGTCATGGCGAAACGACGGCCAATGCAGACCAACGTGTCCAAGGATGGGCAGATTCACCAGTTACACGCGACGGCATGCACGTAGTCGACCAAGTAGCCGAAACCCTAGCAGATGTGCCCTTTGACCTAGCCTATTCCAGTGATTTAGACCGGTGTATTGAAACAGGTGAGCGGATCTTAATGAAACAAGAAAATGATATCCAACTATTCCCAGTTGAAGGCTTTAGAGAGTACAACTTTGGTGGTTTAGAAGATCAAGATATGGAGAAAGTATGGCCAAAATCCATTAGTCAATTAGTGGACGAGATGCGGATTAACCAAATCCCTTCAACCCAATACGTGCCACTAATTATTGAAAATCTTGTGGACCGAGACGAAGAAGGCAATTCAGAAGACTTTATCACCTTCTGGAACCGGATCGAAGAAGCTATGTTGGATATTCATGACGACGCCCTAGAAGTCCGCATGGAAACCCAAAAGAAAGACATCCACGTCTTAATCGTCAGCCATGACATGCCAATTCGCTTCTTCCTACATGAAGTCCTACCAGAATTCGACTTAAAAGAAGACTTAAAATACGGCCATTATGCCCATGTCGTTTATACCAAAGGTGCCTACGAACTAGAAGAATTTAACCAAGTTTAGTCAGACATTCTTTGAAAAATAACCAAATAAAAAAGCTAGCTTTACCTCCTGTTTCGTGTATCTAACAAGAAATGGTCTAGGTAAGCTAGCTTATTTTTTATCTTTATGGTCTAAACTTTTCAATGACGGCTTGCATTTCTTCAGCAAAATAGTCTAACTCTAGGTCAATGAAGTCTTGCAAGTAGATGCTTTCTTGACGACTCTTATCCTCTAAATCTTTCATTATTTGTGTTAAGACTTTATTTGACAAGGCTGAATAATAGTTGCTTTTTGAATACCAATTTCAACCGCTTGGGAAATTTCACTATCAGAGCTTGATGATCCACCGTGTAAATCTAATAGGGTATCTACCAATTGACTCACTTCTTCCAAGATATGGAATTTTAATTTACAGGCTTATTATCATAATTCGTATTTTGTTCTAACGTCTGTGGTAAATGTGAATTGTCAATCCACCCATGACATCCACTTGGTCCAGTTGCAATGGAATAGATTCGTCCAATTCATAGAATAAAGGCTTCCCTTTACCCAGAATTATTGGCACGGTCCCGATGATATATTCATCAATCGCATTGGTCGCCATGAAGGGTTTCAGCATAATGCCACCACCATACAAGTAAATATTGTGGTCTTGCTTCTTCTTCGCCAGCATTAATTTCACAATTTGCCCTGGTTTGACAAAATGGATATTGCCTTCGTTTGACCGTTTTTCATTAGTCACGACGTATATGGTTTTTGATGGAAAATCTGCGACAAAGCCAATTTTATAAGACTGGTGTCCCATGACAATAATGTCATAAGCCTCAAAAAAGGCTTCCAGCGAATACGGTGAATCACTGGTTGATACATCCGTTAAATTCGGACCAGCTACTCCTTCAATAAAATCAAATTGATCATCCAAGTCTGCAATATAACCATCCACACTTTGGACAATACTTAAGGCAATCTTACCCATTATATCCCCCTTCTTACATTTTATCCACAGTAGAAAAAATAATGTAATCACTATAACTTTAGTATTATTTCAAACGATTCTTAATTAGCCAGACAACTTTTTAACAAAAAACTGACGGAAACAAGGTAGCCATTAGCCACCAAAAAGAATAAAATGCGAATTACGGAGCCAAGCGATGAAGGTGCTTAGGAACCGTTTGAGGACTTTGAGTTCTGAAGACCTCAAACGGTTCGGTGGCTTTTAAATGGCTAACCTTTTCCAAAAGTTTGTTAAAAAGTCCATAGGCCTTCTATTATTCTAAAGATAATCCAGCAACACGGACATCATCTTTTTCAGCTTGTGGTAGTTGGTCGCGTAAATTACCAACTGCTTGTCCTAAAATCGGTACCTGCCAAGATCCAACAATATCGGCCGCTGGGCACAAGACGAAAGCCCGTTCATGCATACGGGGATGTGGTACTTGTAAGTCTGTCGTATCGATGACTTTTTCATCTATCAACAAGATATCCACGTCGATGGTACGTGGCCCGTTTTTAATAGTCCGGACCCGCTTTTGGTCTTGTTCAATGCTTTGACAGAAAGCCAGTAAATCAGCTGCTGATAAGTCCGTTTGGATATGCACAACCATATTCAAAAAGTCTTCTTGGTCTAAATAGCCTTTGGGTACTGTTTCATAGATTGGTGAAGTTGCCACTACTTTAGTCGCTTCATTTTCCTTAAAGGCTGCCACTGCATTTTTCAAGTGGCCTAGTCGTTGTTCAATGTTAGATCCTAAAGCGATTAATACGTCTGATTGCATCTTTATTTCACCTCGTTCATCTGGTTTATCTGATTCAGCCAGGCCCGGTCTCGTTGGATTTCAATGGCTACACTTTCATAAATTCCGCGAATGGGTGGATCAGGTTTCACCACTTTGATGGTCACTTCTTCAACGAGTGGAAAGTCACCTAAAATCCGCATGGCTAACTTGTGGGCTAACCGTTCCAATAATTTAGCGGGTGCTTCATGTACGACAACATCTTCAATCACCGTATAGACATCGGCGTAGGAAACTGAATCATACATATCATCTGACTGGCCAGCTGGCGCCAAGTCCACCGCTAGAACTGCATCCACATTGAACCTTTGTCCAAGCGTTGTTTCTTCAGCCAATAAGCCGTGGTTGGCGTAAAATTGCAAGTTATTCAAATAAATTTTATCCCTTTTAGCCATCAGAACCCCTCCTTAAATACTCACTGGGTCAATTTGTCCGCGTTTAATCGCATCTGCCACCGCTGCAGCTTCCTTATTGACTTTCACATTGTGGACCCGTACCATGTCAGCTCCCGATAAGATCCCTGAAACCGTTGTGGCTGCGGTCGCTACGTCGCGTTCATTAGCCGGCATATCTACTAATTTACCCAAGAATCCTTTTCTTGAAGTAGCCAAAAGGACAGGCATATTAAAGCTAGCCAATTCTTGTAAACCTTGGATTGCCAATAAGTTGTCGTCCGCCGTTTTAGCGAAACCAATACCAGGGTCAAGAATCAGCTGGTCGTCACGCATCCCTTGAGCGCGGGCAATCTCAATAGAGGTTTGTAGGTCAGCTTTCATCTCTTTCATGATATCGCTATAATCCTGGTATTCTTCCCGGTTGTGCATCAAAATTAAGGGTGCATCAAAGTCAGCGCAAATCTTAGCAATGGCTGGTTCACGGGTCGCAGCCCACTGGTCGTTAATGATATCTGCACCTGCTGTAAGGGCTTGGCGAGCCACCTCAGCCTTCCAAGTATCCACTGAAATCAAGACATCAGAAACTTGGCGAATAGCTTGAACTGCTGGAACAACTCGGTTAATTTCTTCTTCAAGAGTCACTGGCACGTGGCCAGGACGGGTAGATTCGCCACCCACATCAATAATATCTACCCCTTCAGCGACCATTCTTTCTACTTGGGCGATCATGTCGTCAGTGGCAACATAGGCCCCCCCATCTGAAAATGAGTCGGGGGTCACATTTAAAATACCCATGATCCAAGTGTGGTCGCTAGGAAAATTAAAGGTTTTATTTAATCGTTTAATATACATCTCGTCACAAACTTTCTATTGTCATGCCAGCAACTATAAATTCATCATATCTAAAACTTCTTGACGGCGGCTGCGGTCAGTATAAGCGCCACGGGTGGCGTAAGTCACCGTCTTAGCACCTGGCTTCTTGATGCCTCGTAAAGTCATGCACATGTGTTCCGCTTCTAACACAACAAATACGCCTTCTGCCCCTAATTCTTCCGCTAATACGTCCGCTACTTGGTTGGTTAACCGTTCTTGTAATTGCGGTCTCAAGGCAAAATCTTCGACAATCCGTGCCAATTTAGATAGGCCGATAACCTGTCCGTCTTTAGGAATATAGGCTACATGCGCTTGCCCAATCACTGGTAATAGATGGTGTTCACATGTTGAGTGGAAGGGAATGTCCTTTACCAATACAAATTCTGATGCTGATTCAGAAAAGGTTTTTTCTGTGTGGATTCTCGGATCTCTATTTAGCCCGTCAAATACTTCCGCATACATTTTGGCTACCCGTTCTGGCGTTTCAACAAGGCCTTCACGGTCCGGGTTTTCGCCGACTGCAAGCAATATCTCCCGTACTGCCTTTTCAATTCTTTCCATATCCATTATTTTC
It encodes the following:
- a CDS encoding histidine phosphatase family protein, producing the protein MAAIHYYFVRHGETTANADQRVQGWADSPVTRDGMHVVDQVAETLADVPFDLAYSSDLDRCIETGERILMKQENDIQLFPVEGFREYNFGGLEDQDMEKVWPKSISQLVDEMRINQIPSTQYVPLIIENLVDRDEEGNSEDFITFWNRIEEAMLDIHDDALEVRMETQKKDIHVLIVSHDMPIRFFLHEVLPEFDLKEDLKYGHYAHVVYTKGAYELEEFNQV
- a CDS encoding dihydrofolate reductase family protein, whose product is MGKIALSIVQSVDGYIADLDDQFDFIEGVAGPNLTDVSTSDSPYSLEAFFEAYDIIVMGHQSYKIGFVADFPSKTIYVVTNEKRSNEGNIHFVKPGQIVKLMLAKKKQDHNIYLYGGGIMLKPFMATNAIDEYIIGTVPIILGKGKPLFYELDESIPLQLDQVDVMGGLTIHIYHRR
- the folK gene encoding 2-amino-4-hydroxy-6-hydroxymethyldihydropteridine diphosphokinase, whose protein sequence is MQSDVLIALGSNIEQRLGHLKNAVAAFKENEATKVVATSPIYETVPKGYLDQEDFLNMVVHIQTDLSAADLLAFCQSIEQDQKRVRTIKNGPRTIDVDILLIDEKVIDTTDLQVPHPRMHERAFVLCPAADIVGSWQVPILGQAVGNLRDQLPQAEKDDVRVAGLSLE
- the folB gene encoding dihydroneopterin aldolase, whose product is MAKRDKIYLNNLQFYANHGLLAEETTLGQRFNVDAVLAVDLAPAGQSDDMYDSVSYADVYTVIEDVVVHEAPAKLLERLAHKLAMRILGDFPLVEEVTIKVVKPDPPIRGIYESVAIEIQRDRAWLNQINQMNEVK
- the folP gene encoding dihydropteroate synthase — encoded protein: MYIKRLNKTFNFPSDHTWIMGILNVTPDSFSDGGAYVATDDMIAQVERMVAEGVDIIDVGGESTRPGHVPVTLEEEINRVVPAVQAIRQVSDVLISVDTWKAEVARQALTAGADIINDQWAATREPAIAKICADFDAPLILMHNREEYQDYSDIMKEMKADLQTSIEIARAQGMRDDQLILDPGIGFAKTADDNLLAIQGLQELASFNMPVLLATSRKGFLGKLVDMPANERDVATAATTVSGILSGADMVRVHNVKVNKEAAAVADAIKRGQIDPVSI
- the folE gene encoding GTP cyclohydrolase I FolE, whose translation is MMDMERIEKAVREILLAVGENPDREGLVETPERVAKMYAEVFDGLNRDPRIHTEKTFSESASEFVLVKDIPFHSTCEHHLLPVIGQAHVAYIPKDGQVIGLSKLARIVEDFALRPQLQERLTNQVADVLAEELGAEGVFVVLEAEHMCMTLRGIKKPGAKTVTYATRGAYTDRSRRQEVLDMMNL